A DNA window from Caretta caretta isolate rCarCar2 chromosome 7, rCarCar1.hap1, whole genome shotgun sequence contains the following coding sequences:
- the DDIT4 gene encoding DNA damage-inducible transcript 4 protein — MPGVWDSFSSSLPPIPEQRENQPSPIFSRGKSWQQEVPDRCVRAESSDCESLDSSLSCEGDAEYLDEVSLPDFDLLNDPEDELLCNDLMKLIQVSLNKANINSKRCSRLVMPSQLVTQVSKELLHLAYSEPCGLRGALIDLCVEQGKGCHSVGQIAVDPNLVPTFQLTLVLRLDSRLWPKIQGLLSSGTSFTPGFSQSLKLSTGFRVIKKKLYSSEQLLIEEC, encoded by the exons ATGCCAGGCGTGTGGGACAGCTTCTCTTCCTCGCTGCCTCCCAttccagagcagagagagaacCAGCCCTCACCCATCTTCTCTCGGGGAAAGAGCTGGCAGCAGGAAGTGCCCGATCGCTGTGTCCGAGCGGAGAGCTCCGATTGTGAATCCCTGGACAGCAGCTTGAGCTGTGAAGGAG ATGCAGAGTACCTGGATGAAGTTTCTCTGCCAGACTTTGACTTGTTAAATGACCCTGAAGACGAACTCCTATGTAACGATCTCATGAAACTAATCCAAGTCAGTCTGAACAAAGCCAACATCAATTCCAAGCGCTGCTCCAGACTTGTGATGCCAAGCCAACTCGTCACTCAAGTCAGCAAAGAGCTGCTTCACCTGGCTTATAGTGAGCCCTGTGGCCTGAGAGGTGCCCTCATTGACCTGTGTGTTGAACAAGGGAAGGGGTGTCACAGTGTGGGGCAGATTGCAGTGGATCCGAATCTTGTGCCTACTTTCCAGCTGACCCTTGTGTTAAGATTGGACTCCCGGCTCTGGCCTAAAATCCAGGGACTTCTTAGCTCTGGGACTTCTTTCACTCCAGGCTTCAGTCAGTCGCTGAAGCTGAGCACTGGATTCAGAGTCATTAAAAAGAAGCTTTACAGCTCTGAGCAGTTGCTAATAGAGGAGTGCTGA